From the genome of Halomonas sp. MCCC 1A13316, one region includes:
- the mobA gene encoding molybdenum cofactor guanylyltransferase MobA, with product MSDRPASVPNPLTDVTGLILAGGQGRRMGGRDKGLESLGGVSLAAHVRERLAGRVAEVLISANRHLERYRCLADRVVIDAEGGFQGPLMGIYSGLRAATTPWVLVVPCDTPELPSELVDRMVAGVGHHRIAVAHDGERLHPVVVLLERALADDLHAALAAGERKVGRWYERHAWTRVDFSDCPEAFGNLNSEEDKRRLETRLDEERRP from the coding sequence ATGTCCGATCGACCCGCCAGCGTACCGAACCCACTGACCGATGTTACCGGCCTGATTCTGGCCGGTGGTCAGGGTCGTCGCATGGGCGGCCGCGACAAAGGGCTGGAGTCGTTGGGAGGTGTTTCGCTGGCTGCTCATGTTCGTGAGCGCCTGGCGGGCAGGGTCGCCGAGGTGCTGATCAGTGCCAATCGCCATCTCGAGCGCTACCGGTGCCTTGCCGATCGAGTCGTGATTGACGCCGAAGGCGGCTTCCAGGGGCCACTGATGGGGATCTACAGTGGCCTGCGTGCGGCCACCACGCCCTGGGTGCTGGTCGTACCCTGCGATACGCCGGAACTGCCGTCAGAACTAGTGGACAGGATGGTGGCTGGAGTCGGTCACCATCGTATCGCCGTGGCTCATGACGGTGAGCGCTTGCATCCGGTCGTGGTACTGCTGGAGCGAGCGCTGGCGGATGACCTGCATGCCGCCCTTGCGGCGGGAGAGCGCAAGGTCGGCCGCTGGTACGAGCGTCACGCCTGGACCCGCGTGGATTTCAGCGATTGCCCCGAAGCTTTCGGCAATCTCAATAGCGAAGAGGACAAGCGGCGCCTTGAGACGCGCCTTGACGAGGAGAGACGCCCCTGA
- the upp gene encoding uracil phosphoribosyltransferase — MSVHAIQHPLVQHKLGLMREAGISTKSFRELAGELAKLLTYEATQDLELEEQAIDGWSGEPIPVKLLKGKKVTIVPILRAGLGMLDGVTDLIPSARISVVGLYRDEETLQPVPYFAKFAGDLDERMAIVIDPMLATGGTMVATLDMLRERGCQQMKVIVLVAAPEGIKRVQDAYPDIEIYTAAVDDHLDEHGYIVPGLGDAGDKIFGTR, encoded by the coding sequence ATGAGCGTCCACGCCATTCAACATCCGCTGGTCCAGCACAAGCTGGGTCTGATGCGTGAAGCCGGCATCAGCACCAAGAGCTTTCGTGAGCTGGCCGGTGAGCTGGCCAAGCTGCTCACCTACGAGGCGACCCAGGATCTGGAGCTGGAAGAGCAGGCTATCGACGGCTGGAGCGGTGAGCCGATTCCGGTAAAGCTGCTCAAGGGCAAGAAAGTGACCATCGTGCCGATCCTGCGTGCCGGGCTCGGCATGCTCGACGGCGTGACCGACCTGATCCCGAGTGCACGGATCAGCGTGGTGGGGCTCTATCGTGACGAGGAGACGCTGCAGCCGGTGCCCTATTTCGCCAAGTTCGCCGGCGATCTGGACGAGCGCATGGCCATCGTCATCGACCCCATGCTGGCGACCGGCGGCACCATGGTGGCGACGCTCGATATGCTGCGCGAACGCGGCTGCCAGCAGATGAAAGTGATCGTTCTGGTGGCGGCTCCCGAAGGCATCAAGCGGGTGCAGGATGCCTATCCCGACATCGAGATCTATACCGCCGCCGTCGACGACCACCTCGATGAGCACGGCTATATCGTGCCGGGACTGGGCGACGCGGGCGACAAGATATTCGGCACGAGGTGA
- a CDS encoding riboflavin synthase subunit alpha, producing the protein MFTGIVQGTAEIVAINEAEAFRTHVVSLPEQLREGLELGASVSHNGVCLTVTAVEGERVSFDLMRETLRVTNLGALQEGDRVNIERAARFGDEIGGHAMSGHVMAMAELVELDQAPNNRRLWFEVPHALGRFLFDKGYIGVDGISLTIGEVRRATVEHGPRFCVDLIPETLERTILVDRVPGDRVNIEIDPQTQAIVETVERVLASRGG; encoded by the coding sequence ATGTTCACAGGCATCGTGCAGGGGACGGCCGAAATCGTCGCCATCAACGAGGCGGAGGCATTCCGTACCCATGTGGTAAGCCTGCCTGAGCAGTTGCGCGAAGGCCTCGAACTCGGTGCCTCGGTGTCTCACAACGGGGTCTGCCTGACTGTCACCGCCGTCGAAGGCGAACGGGTAAGCTTCGACCTGATGCGCGAAACGCTGCGCGTGACCAATCTCGGTGCGTTGCAAGAAGGGGATCGCGTCAATATCGAACGGGCGGCGCGCTTCGGTGACGAGATCGGCGGCCATGCGATGTCCGGGCACGTCATGGCCATGGCGGAGTTGGTGGAGCTGGATCAGGCGCCCAACAACCGCCGGCTCTGGTTCGAGGTGCCCCATGCGCTGGGGCGCTTCCTGTTCGACAAGGGCTACATCGGTGTCGACGGCATCAGCCTGACGATAGGCGAGGTTCGGCGTGCCACGGTCGAGCACGGTCCACGCTTCTGCGTCGACCTGATTCCCGAGACGCTGGAGCGCACCATATTGGTCGACCGCGTACCGGGTGACCGAGTCAACATCGAGATCGACCCGCAGACCCAGGCCATCGTCGAGACGGTCGAGCGTGTGCTCGCATCGCGCGGTGGTTGA
- the mobB gene encoding molybdopterin-guanine dinucleotide biosynthesis protein B produces MSQPQHAPLSLDVALPLLGIAAWSGTGKTTLLEKLLPRLTARGLHTAVIKHAHHGFDVDQPGKDSHRLRQAGAAPMLVASRARWAMMMETPEQEEADLAQLIETLRPQRPDLVLVEGFKAWPMPKLELYREEVGKTLRVAEDPWVKAVASQPPLNVPAGVDWLDLDDLEGIAEWVAAWPSRWPEERVPRCLN; encoded by the coding sequence ATGTCACAACCTCAGCATGCCCCACTGAGCCTCGACGTTGCCTTGCCGCTGCTCGGCATTGCCGCCTGGAGCGGGACCGGCAAGACCACGCTGCTCGAGAAGCTGTTGCCGCGCCTTACGGCACGTGGGTTGCATACGGCGGTGATCAAGCATGCCCACCACGGTTTCGACGTCGATCAGCCGGGCAAGGACAGCCATCGCCTGCGCCAGGCGGGGGCCGCGCCGATGTTGGTTGCCTCCCGGGCCAGGTGGGCCATGATGATGGAAACGCCCGAGCAAGAAGAGGCTGACCTTGCGCAGCTGATCGAGACGCTACGCCCCCAGCGCCCGGACCTGGTACTGGTGGAGGGCTTCAAGGCATGGCCCATGCCCAAGCTCGAGCTCTATCGCGAAGAGGTCGGCAAGACGCTGCGCGTGGCTGAAGATCCTTGGGTCAAGGCAGTGGCCAGTCAGCCGCCACTCAATGTGCCGGCCGGTGTCGATTGGCTCGATCTGGACGATCTGGAGGGCATCGCCGAGTGGGTTGCCGCCTGGCCGTCGCGCTGGCCGGAAGAGCGGGTGCCGCGATGCTTGAATTGA
- the moaE gene encoding molybdopterin synthase catalytic subunit MoaE produces the protein MIRVQEAPFDAGSEQRQLLEGRSDIGAVVSFTGLVRDFNERPDVSALTLEHYPGMTESALGEIVAEAESRWPLQGIRVIHRVGRLSPGEPIVLVVVASAHRRAAFEACDFIMDYLKTRAPFWKKEHSITGDYWVAERDSDHRDASRWESDDDKIP, from the coding sequence ATGATCCGGGTACAGGAGGCGCCCTTCGATGCCGGTAGTGAACAACGCCAGCTGCTGGAAGGACGTTCGGACATCGGGGCAGTCGTCAGCTTCACCGGGCTGGTGCGCGACTTCAACGAGCGCCCCGACGTAAGCGCGCTGACGCTTGAACACTACCCTGGCATGACGGAATCGGCCCTGGGGGAGATCGTGGCGGAAGCCGAGTCGCGCTGGCCGCTTCAGGGGATACGCGTCATCCACCGGGTTGGACGCCTTTCCCCGGGAGAGCCTATCGTGTTGGTAGTGGTCGCCAGTGCTCACCGCCGCGCGGCCTTCGAAGCCTGCGACTTCATCATGGATTACCTGAAGACCCGTGCCCCTTTTTGGAAAAAGGAGCATAGCATCACCGGGGACTACTGGGTTGCCGAGCGCGATTCGGACCACCGGGATGCCAGCCGCTGGGAGAGCGATGATGACAAAATTCCCTGA
- the gpt gene encoding xanthine phosphoribosyltransferase — MSNARYHQHFTVSWDQLHRDVRELCHRLVERDFKGIVAITRGGLIPAALFARELNVRLIDTVCISSYDHMDQGGLEVMKGVDHDGDGWLLVDDLVDTGKTARKVREMLPKAHFVTVYAKPEGRPLVDQYLTEVAQDCWIQFPWDMGVAYVEPLVDQVKR, encoded by the coding sequence ATGAGCAACGCCCGTTATCATCAGCACTTCACCGTTTCCTGGGATCAGTTGCATCGAGACGTGCGCGAACTCTGTCACCGCCTGGTCGAGCGCGACTTCAAGGGCATCGTGGCAATTACCCGGGGCGGTCTGATTCCGGCGGCCCTGTTCGCTCGCGAGCTCAATGTCCGACTGATCGATACCGTCTGCATCAGCAGCTACGACCACATGGACCAGGGTGGGCTGGAAGTCATGAAGGGCGTGGATCATGACGGTGACGGCTGGCTGCTGGTCGATGATCTGGTCGATACCGGCAAGACGGCGCGCAAGGTGCGCGAGATGCTGCCCAAGGCGCACTTCGTCACCGTCTACGCCAAGCCGGAGGGGCGGCCGCTGGTCGATCAGTACCTGACCGAGGTGGCTCAGGACTGCTGGATCCAGTTTCCATGGGACATGGGGGTCGCCTACGTCGAGCCCCTGGTCGATCAGGTCAAGCGATAA
- the ung gene encoding uracil-DNA glycosylase, whose amino-acid sequence MNCPLPESWQRWLGGEFEASYMQALRDFLAAEKSARKVIYPHSTNWFRAFELTPLERVKVVILGQDPYHGPNQAHGLCFSVMPGVATPPSLVNIYKELVADVGFQPVDHGNLEYWARQGVLLLNTSLTVEQGNAGSHRGKGWEPFTDRAIEVVNAHAEPCVFLLWGSHARQKKALIDTSRHLVLESPHPSPLSAHRGFFGNRHFSRANAFLVANGREPIDWQLPAIPEAAP is encoded by the coding sequence ATGAACTGTCCATTACCGGAGAGCTGGCAGCGCTGGCTGGGGGGCGAGTTCGAGGCCTCATACATGCAAGCGCTGCGTGATTTCCTGGCTGCTGAGAAGTCGGCCAGGAAGGTCATCTATCCTCACTCCACGAACTGGTTTCGGGCGTTCGAACTGACGCCACTGGAGCGGGTCAAGGTGGTCATCCTGGGCCAGGACCCCTACCACGGCCCCAACCAGGCCCATGGGTTGTGCTTCTCGGTGATGCCCGGGGTGGCAACGCCGCCGTCGCTGGTCAATATCTACAAGGAATTGGTCGCCGACGTCGGCTTCCAACCGGTCGATCATGGCAATCTCGAGTACTGGGCGCGTCAGGGCGTGCTGTTGCTCAACACCTCGTTAACGGTAGAGCAGGGCAATGCCGGTTCGCATCGCGGCAAGGGCTGGGAACCCTTCACCGACCGTGCCATCGAGGTCGTCAATGCCCATGCCGAGCCCTGCGTGTTTCTGCTGTGGGGTAGCCATGCCAGGCAGAAGAAGGCGCTGATTGATACGTCGCGACACCTGGTGCTGGAATCGCCTCATCCTTCGCCGCTCTCGGCGCACAGAGGCTTCTTCGGCAATCGCCATTTTTCCCGGGCCAATGCGTTCCTCGTGGCAAACGGACGCGAGCCAATCGATTGGCAGCTTCCCGCGATACCTGAAGCTGCGCCTTAA
- a CDS encoding adenine phosphoribosyltransferase — protein MSIYGDYIKSVIRTVPDWPQQGVNFRDITPLLQNSSAFRKLIDSFVHRYQDMELDAIAAIDARGFIIGAPVAYELGCSFVPVRKKGKLPFRTISETYTLEYGQSEVELHSDAFRQGDRILIMDDLIATGGTMLAAAKLITRSGGQVVETATIIDLPEIGGSSRIREAGFGVFAVCSFNEDE, from the coding sequence ATGAGCATTTACGGCGACTACATCAAGTCCGTGATCCGAACCGTCCCCGACTGGCCGCAGCAGGGGGTAAATTTCCGCGACATCACCCCGCTGCTGCAGAACAGCTCGGCCTTCCGCAAGCTGATTGACAGCTTCGTGCATCGCTACCAGGACATGGAGCTGGATGCGATCGCTGCCATCGACGCGCGGGGCTTCATCATCGGGGCGCCGGTTGCCTACGAGCTGGGCTGCAGCTTCGTGCCGGTACGCAAGAAGGGCAAGCTGCCATTTCGCACTATCAGCGAGACCTACACGCTCGAGTACGGGCAGTCCGAGGTGGAGCTGCATTCCGATGCATTTCGCCAGGGTGACAGGATCCTGATCATGGATGATCTGATCGCCACCGGCGGTACCATGCTGGCCGCCGCCAAGCTCATTACTCGCTCGGGTGGCCAAGTGGTCGAGACCGCTACCATCATCGACCTGCCCGAGATCGGCGGGTCGTCCAGGATTCGCGAGGCCGGTTTCGGCGTCTTTGCGGTCTGTTCCTTCAATGAGGACGAGTGA
- a CDS encoding methionine ABC transporter permease, which produces MSSAMIDLILQATLDTLYMVAVSGVISALLGMPLGVMLYVTRPRQILARPALNQVLGMVTNIGRSIPFIILMVAIIPFTRIIVGTSIGTNAAIVPLTLAAIPFVARLVEGALNEIPPGLVEAAQSMGATPHQVITKVLLPEARGGIITGLTITVVTLVSYSAMAGAVGGGGLGDLGIRYGYNRFNPTIMLITVAILVVMVQGFQSLGDYLVRKSDRK; this is translated from the coding sequence ATGTCCAGCGCGATGATTGATCTGATCCTGCAAGCGACCCTGGACACGCTCTACATGGTCGCCGTCTCGGGTGTGATCTCGGCCCTGCTCGGCATGCCGCTGGGCGTAATGCTCTACGTCACTCGCCCGCGCCAGATCCTTGCACGTCCGGCACTCAACCAGGTGCTGGGCATGGTCACCAACATTGGCCGCTCGATACCTTTCATCATTCTGATGGTGGCCATTATCCCCTTTACGCGCATCATCGTCGGTACCTCCATCGGCACCAATGCGGCTATCGTGCCGCTGACCCTCGCCGCCATTCCCTTCGTCGCACGTCTGGTCGAGGGTGCGCTCAATGAGATACCGCCGGGCCTGGTCGAGGCTGCCCAGTCGATGGGTGCCACGCCCCACCAGGTGATTACCAAGGTACTGCTGCCGGAGGCACGTGGCGGCATCATCACAGGGCTGACGATTACCGTGGTCACCCTGGTGAGCTATTCGGCCATGGCCGGAGCCGTGGGTGGTGGCGGCCTGGGCGATCTGGGCATCCGCTACGGCTACAACCGCTTCAACCCCACCATCATGCTGATCACCGTGGCCATCCTGGTGGTCATGGTGCAGGGCTTCCAGAGCCTGGGGGATTATCTGGTACGCAAATCGGATCGCAAGTGA
- a CDS encoding NCS2 family permease: protein MKNLLDRHFKLTEHNTSVKTEVIAGITTFLTMAYIIFVNPSILSEAGMDYGAVFVATCLAAAVGCLIMGLWANYPIAQAPGMGLNAFFTYGVVLGMGYTWEAALGAVFLSGFCFFLLSIFKIREWIINSIPLSLRLGIAAGIGLFLAMIALKNAGIVVANPATYVALGDLSEPAAIYALLGFFAITAMAYLNVTGAVMIGIIGVTVVAILLGHNEYGGLMSMPPSIAPTFMAMDLAGALDVAMLSVIFAFLFVDLFDTSGTLVGVAHKGGLLDKDGKLPRLGRAMMADSSASMAGAVLGTSTTTSYIESTAGIVSGGRTGLTAVVVAALFLISLFFAPLAGSIPAYATAGALLYVAVLMAGSLAHANWDDPTDAAPVLIAALAMPLTFSIAEGIALGFISYAAIKTLSGRFRDLNPAVVILAILFVLKFLFLD, encoded by the coding sequence ATGAAGAATCTCCTCGATAGACACTTCAAGCTGACAGAGCACAATACCAGCGTGAAGACCGAGGTCATTGCCGGGATCACCACGTTCCTGACCATGGCCTACATCATTTTCGTCAACCCCAGCATTCTCTCCGAGGCGGGGATGGATTACGGCGCGGTGTTCGTCGCGACATGCCTGGCTGCAGCCGTCGGTTGTCTGATCATGGGGCTATGGGCGAACTACCCGATCGCCCAGGCGCCCGGCATGGGGCTCAATGCCTTCTTCACCTATGGCGTCGTGCTCGGCATGGGCTACACCTGGGAGGCGGCGCTGGGTGCCGTGTTCCTTTCAGGTTTCTGCTTCTTCCTGCTCAGTATCTTCAAGATCAGGGAGTGGATCATCAACTCCATTCCACTCTCATTGCGGTTGGGGATCGCTGCAGGTATCGGTCTGTTCCTGGCCATGATCGCACTGAAGAACGCCGGCATCGTGGTAGCGAACCCGGCCACCTACGTGGCGCTCGGCGACCTCTCCGAGCCCGCTGCCATTTATGCACTGCTGGGCTTCTTCGCCATCACCGCCATGGCATACCTCAACGTCACCGGAGCGGTGATGATCGGTATCATCGGCGTGACCGTGGTGGCGATTCTGCTCGGGCATAATGAGTACGGCGGGCTGATGTCGATGCCGCCTTCCATTGCGCCGACCTTCATGGCGATGGATCTCGCGGGTGCACTCGATGTGGCCATGCTCAGCGTGATCTTCGCCTTCCTGTTCGTCGATCTGTTCGATACCTCCGGTACGCTGGTGGGCGTGGCCCACAAGGGTGGTTTGCTCGACAAGGATGGCAAGCTGCCGCGCCTGGGTCGCGCGATGATGGCCGACAGTAGTGCCTCCATGGCAGGTGCCGTGCTGGGTACCTCGACCACTACCAGCTACATCGAGTCCACCGCCGGTATCGTCTCGGGCGGTCGTACCGGGCTGACTGCCGTGGTAGTGGCCGCGCTGTTCCTGATCAGCCTGTTTTTCGCACCGTTGGCGGGCTCGATCCCGGCCTATGCCACGGCTGGTGCACTGCTCTACGTCGCGGTGCTGATGGCCGGTAGCCTGGCCCACGCCAACTGGGACGACCCGACCGATGCCGCCCCGGTATTGATTGCCGCGCTGGCCATGCCGCTGACCTTCTCCATCGCCGAAGGCATTGCGCTGGGCTTCATCAGCTACGCTGCTATCAAGACCCTCTCCGGCCGCTTCCGTGACCTGAACCCGGCCGTGGTCATACTGGCGATTCTGTTCGTATTGAAGTTCCTGTTCCTAGACTGA
- the moaC gene encoding cyclic pyranopterin monophosphate synthase MoaC, producing MSLTHLNQRGEAHMVDVADKAESRREAIASGHIQMKPETLTLLSEGGLPKGDVLATARIAGIQAAKRTHELIPLCHALPLSKVAIDFCLDEENHRVEVIATCRLNGRTGVEMEALTAVSVACLTLYDMCKAVDKEMEIGAIHLDVKRGGKSGDYQRQSSVTAAPIVTGEGTAGQVSVGTRCDIDSPCVRVKFLAELRERLGVSELTLPLDTLPSTDVGGLKSALLKRDARFARLSEERVLCAVNQVMALDPTPITNDDEVAFFPPVTGG from the coding sequence ATGAGTCTGACCCATCTCAACCAGCGCGGCGAGGCCCACATGGTCGACGTCGCCGACAAGGCCGAAAGTCGCCGCGAGGCGATTGCTTCCGGTCATATCCAGATGAAGCCTGAAACGCTGACACTGCTCAGCGAAGGCGGGCTGCCCAAGGGCGACGTACTGGCGACTGCGCGTATCGCCGGCATCCAGGCCGCCAAGCGAACCCATGAGCTGATTCCGCTGTGCCATGCGTTGCCACTGTCGAAGGTGGCGATCGACTTTTGCCTGGACGAGGAGAATCACCGGGTCGAAGTGATTGCCACCTGCCGCCTCAACGGCCGTACCGGGGTGGAAATGGAGGCGCTGACAGCGGTCTCGGTGGCTTGCCTGACGCTCTATGACATGTGCAAGGCCGTGGACAAGGAGATGGAGATCGGTGCCATTCACCTCGATGTCAAGCGTGGCGGAAAATCGGGCGACTATCAGCGCCAGTCAAGCGTAACAGCAGCTCCGATCGTCACCGGAGAAGGCACCGCGGGCCAGGTGTCGGTGGGCACTCGCTGCGATATCGACTCGCCTTGCGTCCGGGTAAAATTTCTCGCCGAGTTACGTGAACGGCTCGGCGTCAGCGAGCTGACCCTGCCGCTCGACACGCTGCCGAGCACCGACGTCGGTGGGTTGAAGAGCGCGCTGTTGAAGCGCGATGCGCGCTTTGCACGACTGAGCGAGGAACGGGTGCTGTGCGCGGTGAATCAAGTCATGGCGCTGGATCCGACGCCGATTACCAACGACGATGAAGTGGCATTCTTCCCACCGGTAACGGGAGGCTGA
- a CDS encoding uracil-xanthine permease family protein: MSEHVAAAQAPTESLPRILLTGAQMLFVAFGALVLVPLLTGLDPSVALFTAGIGTLLFHGVTRVTVPVFLASSFAFIAPIQGSVANFGVPATMGGLMAAGLVYVAISQAVRMKGTAWLHRLLPPVVVGPVIMVIGLALAPVAVSMATGETSDHIDYGPAILLSMASLLVTLVLAVFGRGLLRLVPIMGGILVGYGMALMMGLVDFTPVHEAAWLAVPAFTAPSFHWAAILFMIPVAIAPAVEHIGDMIAIGSVTRQNYLEKPGLHRTLLGDGLATSAAALFGGPPNTTYSEVTGAVTLTRAFDPRIMVVAACCAVGLAFVAKLGALLQTIPGPVMGGIMTLLFGSIAVVGMNTLVRAGHSLTAPRNLVVVSLILVFGIGGMQFGGGQFTLQGVSLAALVGIVLNWVLPRAEEE, translated from the coding sequence ATGAGCGAACACGTGGCGGCTGCGCAGGCGCCGACTGAATCCCTGCCCAGGATTCTCCTGACCGGGGCGCAGATGCTCTTCGTCGCCTTTGGCGCCTTGGTGCTGGTGCCGCTGCTGACCGGGCTCGACCCCAGTGTGGCGCTGTTCACTGCCGGGATCGGGACCCTGCTGTTCCACGGCGTGACCCGGGTCACCGTGCCGGTCTTCCTGGCCTCGTCGTTTGCCTTCATCGCGCCGATCCAGGGCTCGGTGGCCAACTTCGGCGTGCCCGCCACCATGGGAGGGCTGATGGCGGCGGGGCTGGTCTACGTGGCAATCTCCCAGGCGGTGCGCATGAAGGGCACGGCCTGGTTGCACCGCCTGCTGCCGCCGGTAGTGGTGGGACCGGTGATCATGGTGATCGGCCTCGCGTTGGCCCCGGTAGCGGTGAGCATGGCTACCGGTGAGACCAGCGACCATATCGACTATGGGCCTGCCATACTGCTGTCGATGGCCAGCCTGCTGGTCACGCTGGTACTGGCCGTTTTCGGGCGTGGCCTGCTGCGGCTGGTGCCGATCATGGGCGGTATTCTGGTGGGCTATGGCATGGCGCTGATGATGGGCCTGGTGGACTTCACGCCGGTGCATGAGGCGGCATGGCTGGCCGTGCCCGCGTTTACCGCGCCGAGTTTCCACTGGGCGGCGATCCTGTTCATGATTCCGGTGGCCATTGCGCCTGCCGTCGAACACATCGGTGACATGATCGCCATCGGCTCGGTCACCCGCCAGAACTACCTGGAGAAACCGGGGCTGCACCGCACCCTGCTGGGCGACGGGTTGGCGACTTCCGCCGCGGCGCTGTTCGGCGGTCCGCCCAACACTACCTACTCGGAGGTGACCGGGGCAGTAACGCTGACGCGGGCATTCGATCCCAGGATCATGGTGGTAGCCGCCTGCTGCGCCGTCGGACTGGCCTTCGTCGCCAAGCTCGGCGCGTTGCTGCAGACCATTCCCGGTCCGGTGATGGGGGGTATCATGACCCTGCTGTTCGGCTCCATCGCGGTGGTGGGTATGAATACCCTGGTTCGCGCCGGGCATTCGCTGACCGCGCCGCGCAACTTGGTCGTGGTGTCGTTGATCCTGGTGTTCGGCATCGGCGGCATGCAGTTCGGTGGCGGACAGTTCACGCTGCAGGGTGTGAGCCTGGCGGCGCTGGTGGGCATCGTACTCAACTGGGTGCTGCCCCGCGCCGAGGAGGAGTGA
- a CDS encoding cupin domain-containing protein codes for MDGFDVGTRLRELRKARKLSQRELAKRAGVTNSTISLIEQNSVSPSVSSLKKILDALPVSISAFFAGDEPSAPRAFYPAAELTEIGDGHLSWRLVAARRPDRSMSIIHERYPPGADTGDEMLEHDGEEGGVVVEGEIELTVAGEARLLRAGDAYYFDSRLPHRFRNVSDEECVIVSANSPPTFSEGGREQHHS; via the coding sequence ATGGATGGATTTGATGTGGGGACCCGCCTGCGCGAATTACGCAAGGCGCGCAAATTGTCCCAACGAGAGCTGGCCAAACGAGCCGGCGTCACCAACAGCACCATCTCGCTGATCGAGCAGAACAGCGTCAGCCCTTCGGTAAGCTCACTGAAGAAGATCCTCGATGCCTTGCCGGTATCGATCAGCGCCTTCTTCGCCGGCGACGAGCCCTCCGCACCGCGTGCCTTCTACCCTGCCGCCGAGCTCACCGAAATAGGCGACGGCCACCTGTCATGGCGTCTGGTGGCGGCACGCCGCCCCGATCGCAGCATGTCGATCATCCACGAGCGTTACCCGCCCGGAGCCGACACCGGCGATGAAATGCTCGAGCACGACGGTGAGGAAGGTGGCGTAGTGGTGGAAGGCGAGATCGAACTCACCGTAGCCGGCGAAGCACGCCTGCTACGCGCCGGCGACGCCTACTACTTCGACTCACGCCTGCCCCACCGCTTCCGCAACGTCAGCGATGAGGAGTGCGTCATCGTCAGTGCCAACTCCCCGCCGACCTTCTCTGAAGGTGGCAGGGAGCAGCATCATAGCTAG
- a CDS encoding methionine ABC transporter ATP-binding protein — protein sequence MITLRNVSKTYHLAGPRSRQPFTAHRKDTSSRTIEALRNVDLHVPQGSIHGVIGLSGAGKSTLIRCVNLLERPTSGSVVVDGQEMTDLSSTALNQARHRIGMIFQHFNLLTTRNVFDNVALPLELMGVKRAAIRERVLPLLELTGLSDKARQYPAQLSGGQKQRVAIARALASEPRVLLCDEATSALDPQTTGSILTLLREINQKLGLTILLITHEMEVVKSICHRVSLISDGELVEEADVGDFFTAPRTRLGREFLNDFLQLEPPKALVERLEVEPGEHTHPVVRLAFSGDAVSTPLISRLARECGVDVSILQAKVESIQERTLGLMIAELLGTPQQTRRAIDYLETHDLHVEVLGHVQRDD from the coding sequence ATGATCACGCTACGCAACGTTTCCAAGACCTATCATCTCGCCGGCCCCAGAAGCCGGCAGCCGTTCACTGCGCACCGAAAAGACACCTCGTCCCGGACGATCGAGGCGCTCAGAAACGTCGACCTACATGTCCCCCAGGGCAGCATTCACGGCGTCATCGGCCTGTCCGGCGCCGGCAAGTCGACCTTGATCCGCTGTGTCAACCTGCTCGAGCGCCCGACGAGCGGCAGCGTTGTCGTTGACGGTCAGGAGATGACCGACCTCTCCTCCACCGCGCTCAACCAGGCGCGGCACCGCATCGGCATGATCTTCCAGCATTTCAATCTGCTGACGACACGCAACGTCTTCGACAATGTCGCCCTGCCCCTTGAGCTGATGGGCGTGAAGCGCGCCGCCATTCGCGAACGCGTACTGCCGCTGCTCGAGCTCACCGGCCTCTCCGACAAGGCGCGCCAGTACCCGGCCCAGCTCTCCGGCGGGCAGAAGCAGCGCGTGGCCATCGCCCGAGCACTGGCCAGCGAGCCCCGCGTGCTGCTGTGCGACGAGGCGACCTCGGCGCTGGACCCGCAGACAACCGGCTCGATCCTGACCCTGCTGCGCGAGATCAACCAGAAGCTCGGCCTGACCATCCTGCTGATCACCCACGAGATGGAAGTGGTCAAGTCGATCTGCCACCGGGTCAGCCTGATATCGGACGGCGAGCTGGTCGAGGAGGCCGACGTGGGCGATTTCTTCACCGCCCCGCGCACCCGGCTCGGCCGTGAGTTCCTCAACGACTTTCTTCAGCTCGAGCCGCCCAAGGCCCTGGTGGAAAGACTCGAGGTCGAACCGGGCGAGCATACCCATCCCGTGGTGCGCCTGGCCTTCTCCGGGGACGCCGTCTCCACACCGCTGATCTCGCGCCTGGCGCGGGAATGCGGCGTGGACGTGAGCATCCTTCAGGCCAAGGTGGAATCGATCCAGGAACGCACCTTGGGACTGATGATCGCCGAACTGCTGGGCACGCCGCAGCAAACTCGGCGCGCCATCGACTATCTCGAAACCCATGATCTTCACGTGGAGGTGCTCGGCCATGTCCAGCGCGATGATTGA